The following proteins are co-located in the Meleagris gallopavo isolate NT-WF06-2002-E0010 breed Aviagen turkey brand Nicholas breeding stock chromosome 13, Turkey_5.1, whole genome shotgun sequence genome:
- the CBFA2T3 gene encoding protein CBFA2T3 produces MVCLLMNGSSHSPTAINGAPSTPNGFSNGPATSSSASLSTHQLPPACGARQLSKLKRFLTTLQQFGNDISPEIGERVRTLVLGLVNSTLTIEEFHAKLQEATNFPLRPFVIPFLKANLPLLQRELLHCARMAKQSPAQYLAQHEQLLLDANASSPIDSSELLLEVSESGKRRTPDRTKENGLDRDPLHPEHLSKRPCTMSPAQRYSPSNGLSHPPNGLPH; encoded by the exons ATGGTCTGTCTCT TGATGAACGGCAGCAGCCACTCGCCCACCGCCATCAACGGGGCCCCGTCCACCCCCAATGGGTTCAGCAACGGGCCGGCCACCTCCTCCAGCGCCTCGCTGTCCACCCACCAGCTCCCACCGGCCTGTGGAGCCCGGCAGCTCAGCAAACTCAAGCGGTTCCTCACCACCCTGCAGCAGTTCGGCAACGACATCTCGCCTGAGATTGGGGAGCGGGTGCGCACCCTCGTCCTGGGGCTCGTG aACTCCACGCTGACCATTGAGGAGTTCCATGCCAAGCTGCAGGAGGCCACCAACTTCCCACTGCGGCCCTTTGTCATCCCCTTCCTGAAG GCCAATCTGCCCCTGCTGCAGCGTGAGCTGCTGCACTGTGCCCGCATGGCCAAGCAGAGCCCGGCGCAGTACCTGGCACAGCAcgagcagctgctgctggatgcCAACGCCTCCTCACCCATCGACTCCTCTGAGCTGCTCCTGGAGGTCAGCGAGAGTGGCAAGAGGAGGACACCAGACAG GACCAAAGAGAACGGTTTGGACCGCGACCCCCTGCACCCCGAGCACCTCAGCAAGCGGCCGTGCACCATGAGCCCGGCGCAGCGCTACAGCCCCAGCAACGGGCTGAGCCACCCCCCCAACGGGCTGCCCCAC